One Bacteroidota bacterium DNA window includes the following coding sequences:
- a CDS encoding aldo/keto reductase, which yields MKTVYLGNTEVQVSTLFMGTDLIGSKIDQDTSFSLFDFFHERGGSFIDTANFYASWYEGCVGG from the coding sequence ATGAAAACTGTATATTTAGGAAATACAGAGGTTCAGGTCAGTACCCTTTTCATGGGCACAGACCTGATTGGCAGTAAAATAGACCAGGACACCTCGTTCTCTCTTTTCGACTTCTTCCACGAACGCGGCGGCTCGTTTATCGACACTGCTAACTTCTATGCCAGTTGGTATGAAGGATGTGTTGGAGGGGA